The following are from one region of the Aquirufa lenticrescens genome:
- a CDS encoding SusC/RagA family TonB-linked outer membrane protein, whose amino-acid sequence MKNNFYQSLRSFLLLAIVMLGSFSSFAQDRKVTGKVSGTDSQGIPGVSILVKGTNTGATTDVNGTFSVTVKSGSAVLNISAVGYKSQSITVGSQTSINVTLAEDNSQLDEVIVTGYSVTNKKESTAAASIVKAKDLQISPSGNVEQQLQGRVAGVTLITNGQPGTNSIIRVRGFGAFGGNEPLYVVDGVPVGTTDFISPDDIESVTVLKDAAAASIYGARAANGVIVYTTKRGTRNKGITVTYDGLYGGTDPNVGGVAKMLTPQEQADWTHVAYRNNAAANGTAVGYTHPQYGTSAQATLPTYLHFNGANGVNSGDMAAAQAAFASNPLNTFVIKTNKAGTNWYDEITRFGTTMRHSLGIQGGTSTGRFYLGLSGQEQQGILIQNDFKRYSARFNSEFDLGKKVRVGENIQMTYRSVRGQAGGNNGLGVAADESVILSAYRMPTAIPVYDEFGSFASTKAAGFNNPRNPVRQILRNNSNDNNYNASAFGNVYVEYEPIKDLIIKSSIGGQYAGYAYKDYNYKYLGDSEPEASNSFYEGSGYNFAYTFTNTAAYKYQWRKHGVKALVGMEALNTGAGRQISGSGINPFSMDTDFVTLSSVQSPVVNSGLYSGVNFYSLFSKLDYNFNEKYYLTGVVRRDGSSRFGSENRYGIFPAVSAAWRVTSEEFMKDLPAISDLKIRGGWGLMGNSNNVDPANQYSLYAANRGTSFYAIEGQSSGANEGYFRSRIGNPAAKWETSETMNIGFDATLYNGKWEVVLDVWRKDTRDLLFNVPLPAVVGNSASAPSVNVAKMRNQGIDFQIINRGNLTSDLKYELTFNNSFLKNEIVAFAPGITNLTGGAFRGITPVRMEVGRSLSSFYGYQVIGYFNSAAEVASSPAQDGKGLGRFRYADINGDGKITTDDRTFLGSPVPTYTGGINIGLTYKDFEFATYLYASAGNKIWNQSKWFTDFFGTFEGSGKGERAKQSWTPELGNSAAAPIWESNSNMSTSGAANSWYVEDGDYIRIQNISLGYNIPKNYTSKLGIKRAKFTLSANNIFTITKYKGLDPGVGGAADTGFGIDVGNYPVTRSFNASINLSF is encoded by the coding sequence TGTTTTAAATATCTCAGCTGTAGGCTATAAGTCTCAATCAATTACAGTGGGTTCACAAACTTCTATCAATGTAACGTTAGCAGAAGATAATTCTCAGTTAGATGAGGTAATCGTAACAGGTTACTCTGTAACGAACAAGAAGGAATCTACAGCTGCTGCTTCTATCGTTAAAGCGAAAGATTTACAAATCTCTCCTTCAGGTAACGTAGAGCAACAATTACAAGGTCGTGTAGCCGGTGTTACTTTGATCACTAACGGACAACCAGGTACGAACAGTATCATCCGTGTACGTGGTTTTGGTGCATTTGGTGGTAACGAACCATTATACGTAGTTGATGGAGTTCCAGTAGGTACAACAGATTTTATCTCTCCAGATGATATCGAGTCAGTTACGGTCCTTAAGGATGCAGCAGCGGCTTCTATCTATGGTGCTCGTGCAGCGAATGGTGTAATCGTTTACACTACGAAGCGTGGTACGCGTAATAAAGGTATTACTGTTACTTATGATGGATTGTATGGTGGTACTGATCCTAACGTAGGTGGTGTAGCTAAAATGTTAACTCCACAGGAGCAAGCAGACTGGACTCACGTAGCTTACCGTAACAATGCGGCGGCTAACGGAACGGCAGTAGGTTATACTCACCCTCAATATGGTACTTCAGCGCAAGCTACTTTACCTACTTACTTGCACTTCAATGGCGCAAATGGTGTAAACTCTGGTGATATGGCAGCAGCTCAAGCAGCTTTTGCTTCTAATCCATTGAACACATTCGTAATCAAAACAAACAAAGCTGGTACTAACTGGTATGATGAAATCACTCGTTTTGGTACTACAATGCGTCACTCATTAGGTATCCAAGGTGGAACTTCAACTGGTCGTTTCTACTTAGGTTTATCTGGACAAGAGCAACAAGGTATCTTGATTCAAAATGATTTCAAACGTTATTCAGCACGTTTCAACTCAGAATTTGATTTAGGTAAAAAAGTACGTGTAGGAGAAAACATCCAAATGACATATCGTTCAGTACGTGGTCAAGCGGGTGGTAACAACGGTTTAGGTGTGGCTGCTGATGAATCAGTAATCTTATCTGCTTACCGTATGCCTACTGCGATTCCAGTTTACGATGAGTTCGGAAGCTTTGCATCTACTAAGGCTGCAGGTTTTAACAACCCACGTAACCCAGTTCGTCAAATCTTACGTAACAACTCAAACGATAACAACTACAATGCGTCTGCATTCGGTAACGTTTACGTTGAGTATGAGCCAATCAAGGATTTAATTATCAAATCTTCAATCGGTGGTCAATATGCAGGTTATGCATACAAAGATTATAACTACAAATATTTAGGTGATTCAGAGCCAGAGGCTTCTAACTCATTCTATGAAGGTTCTGGTTATAACTTCGCTTATACTTTCACAAATACAGCTGCTTACAAATACCAATGGAGAAAACATGGTGTTAAAGCGTTAGTAGGTATGGAAGCATTGAACACAGGTGCTGGTCGTCAGATCTCTGGTTCAGGTATCAATCCATTCTCAATGGATACGGATTTCGTAACTTTATCATCTGTACAATCTCCTGTAGTTAACTCAGGTTTATATTCTGGTGTTAATTTCTACTCTTTATTCTCTAAGTTAGACTATAACTTCAATGAGAAGTATTACTTAACGGGAGTTGTTCGTCGTGACGGATCATCTCGTTTCGGTTCTGAGAATCGTTATGGTATCTTCCCTGCAGTATCTGCTGCTTGGAGAGTAACTTCTGAGGAATTCATGAAAGATCTTCCTGCTATTTCTGATTTAAAAATCCGTGGTGGTTGGGGTTTAATGGGTAACTCGAATAACGTAGACCCTGCTAACCAGTACTCTTTATACGCTGCTAACCGTGGTACTTCATTCTATGCAATTGAAGGTCAATCATCAGGAGCGAACGAAGGATACTTCCGTTCTCGTATTGGTAACCCAGCTGCGAAGTGGGAGACTTCAGAAACAATGAACATTGGTTTTGATGCAACTCTTTACAATGGTAAGTGGGAAGTAGTTTTAGACGTTTGGAGAAAAGATACTCGTGATCTATTATTCAACGTACCTCTTCCAGCGGTAGTAGGTAACTCAGCTTCTGCACCTTCAGTAAACGTTGCTAAGATGCGTAACCAAGGTATTGATTTCCAAATCATCAACCGTGGTAACTTAACTTCAGATTTGAAATATGAATTAACATTCAATAACTCATTCTTGAAGAACGAAATCGTAGCATTTGCTCCAGGTATCACAAACTTAACAGGTGGTGCATTCCGTGGAATCACGCCAGTACGTATGGAAGTAGGTCGTTCTCTATCTTCTTTCTACGGTTACCAAGTGATCGGTTACTTCAACTCAGCTGCTGAAGTAGCTTCTTCTCCAGCGCAAGATGGTAAAGGCTTAGGTCGTTTCCGTTATGCTGATATCAATGGTGATGGTAAAATTACTACTGATGACCGTACGTTCTTAGGTTCTCCAGTTCCTACTTACACAGGTGGTATCAACATTGGATTGACTTACAAAGATTTTGAATTCGCAACGTATTTATATGCATCAGCTGGAAACAAAATTTGGAACCAATCTAAGTGGTTTACAGACTTCTTCGGAACGTTTGAAGGATCAGGTAAAGGTGAGCGTGCGAAGCAATCATGGACTCCAGAATTAGGAAACAGCGCTGCTGCTCCGATTTGGGAATCAAATTCAAACATGTCGACTTCAGGTGCTGCTAACTCATGGTATGTAGAAGATGGTGATTACATTCGTATTCAAAACATCTCTTTAGGATACAATATTCCTAAGAATTATACTTCTAAGTTAGGTATCAAGCGTGCGAAGTTTACTTTGTCAGCTAACAATATCTTCACTATTACTAAATACAAAGGTTTAGATCCTGGTGTTGGTGGTGCTGCTGATACAGGATTTGGTATTGATGTGGGTAACTACCCAGTGACTCGTTCATTCAACGCATCTATCAACTTGAGTTTTTAA
- a CDS encoding RagB/SusD family nutrient uptake outer membrane protein — MKNNQILKRIALVSVSALTLTFACKDQFLEVPPTASLAQAQLSSKEGVEGTLIGAYAQLAAKGYTRLAAGNNWVWGSIRGGENNKGTDAGDFTSINPMQRYEVQPTDGDLNSTWQAKYEGIARCNATINLANGSKELSAADKTRIIGEARFLRGHFYFELKKLFNSVPYVDETQDYGKGIEKVANTEAFWDKIEADFAFAYANLPATSSSAGRANKWAAQAYLGKALLYQGKFADAKAKFTDVIANGVTTNGKKYGLVPKFAEIFNAENDNNEEAIFAIQSSMNTGNVNNANGFDDLNYPYNTGSDGPGNCCGFFQPSFSLANAYRTVNGLPILTETAGAPDYNSDANAVKNDFKIASSAAFTEDAGPLDPRIDHTIGRRGIQYLDWIEHPGKNWIRDQTYAGPYSPKKYVYYKRQENTLTDGSSWTRGYATMNFNIIRFADVLLMAAEAEIEAGTLAKALEYVNLVRARAANPAGFVMKGGVPEANYVIAPYTAFADKATAQKAVRMERMLELATEGHRFFDLVRWGTDVTTLNAYLSYESKFLVTKFGGASYQATDKYLPIPQAQIDIQGSSVLKQNAGY; from the coding sequence ATGAAAAATAATCAGATTTTAAAGCGAATAGCTTTAGTGAGTGTGTCAGCTCTTACGTTGACCTTCGCTTGTAAAGATCAGTTCTTAGAAGTTCCGCCAACAGCCTCTTTGGCTCAAGCGCAATTATCTTCTAAAGAAGGTGTAGAAGGTACCTTAATTGGTGCTTACGCTCAGTTAGCTGCAAAAGGATATACTCGTCTTGCTGCAGGTAATAACTGGGTATGGGGTTCTATCCGTGGTGGTGAGAACAACAAAGGTACGGATGCGGGTGACTTTACGTCAATCAACCCTATGCAACGTTATGAAGTTCAACCAACAGATGGTGACTTGAACTCTACATGGCAAGCAAAATACGAGGGTATTGCTCGTTGTAATGCGACGATTAACTTAGCAAATGGTTCGAAAGAATTATCTGCTGCAGATAAGACTCGTATCATCGGGGAAGCACGTTTCTTACGTGGTCACTTCTACTTCGAATTGAAGAAGTTATTCAACTCTGTTCCTTATGTTGATGAGACACAAGATTACGGAAAAGGAATCGAAAAAGTAGCTAACACAGAAGCATTCTGGGATAAGATCGAAGCTGATTTTGCTTTTGCTTATGCTAACTTGCCAGCTACGTCTTCTTCTGCAGGTCGCGCTAACAAATGGGCTGCTCAAGCTTATTTAGGAAAAGCGTTATTGTACCAAGGAAAGTTTGCTGATGCGAAAGCTAAGTTTACTGACGTTATCGCTAACGGTGTAACTACAAATGGTAAGAAATACGGTTTAGTTCCTAAGTTTGCTGAAATCTTCAATGCGGAGAATGACAACAACGAAGAAGCTATTTTCGCTATCCAATCTTCGATGAATACAGGTAACGTGAATAACGCGAACGGTTTCGATGACTTGAACTACCCATACAACACGGGTTCTGATGGTCCAGGTAACTGCTGCGGATTCTTCCAACCTTCGTTCTCTTTAGCGAATGCGTATCGTACAGTTAACGGTTTACCTATCTTAACTGAAACAGCTGGTGCTCCAGATTACAACTCTGATGCAAATGCAGTGAAGAATGACTTTAAAATCGCTTCTTCTGCAGCATTTACTGAAGATGCAGGTCCATTAGATCCTCGTATTGACCACACTATCGGTCGTCGTGGTATCCAATACTTAGACTGGATCGAGCACCCTGGTAAGAACTGGATTCGTGATCAAACGTACGCAGGTCCTTACTCACCTAAGAAATACGTTTACTACAAGCGTCAAGAGAATACATTAACTGATGGTTCTTCTTGGACACGTGGTTATGCTACAATGAACTTCAACATCATTCGTTTCGCAGACGTTTTATTAATGGCTGCTGAGGCTGAAATCGAAGCGGGTACATTAGCGAAAGCATTAGAGTATGTGAACTTAGTTCGTGCTCGTGCAGCTAACCCTGCTGGTTTCGTAATGAAAGGTGGAGTACCTGAGGCTAACTATGTAATCGCACCTTACACAGCATTTGCTGACAAGGCTACTGCTCAAAAAGCAGTTCGTATGGAGCGTATGTTAGAATTAGCTACAGAAGGTCACCGTTTCTTCGACTTAGTTCGTTGGGGTACAGACGTTACTACGTTAAATGCTTATTTATCGTACGAGTCTAAATTCTTAGTAACTAAGTTTGGTGGAGCTTCTTACCAAGCAACGGATAAGTATTTACCTATCCCACAAGCTCAAATCGATATCCAAGGTTCTTCAGTATTGAAGCAAAACGCAGGATATTAA
- a CDS encoding VCBS repeat-containing protein translates to MKPIYVYLVLASTLLVFSCKNATTFELLSGDDTGIHFSNKIVENDSLSILKYEYLYNGSGVGMGDFNNDGLLDVIFSGSQANATLYLNKGEMKFEELSKSAGLDTKDRWCSGVSLVDINGDGLLDVYVSATMKNAERDRQNMLFVNQGIKDGKPSFKEMATEYGINDNGHSEHAAFFDYDRDGDLDLYVLTDVIDQVPSLYRPKVTDGSYPNTDRLYRNDWSKEKNHPVFTNVSKEAGITIEGYGLGINICDINQDNWPDIYVTNDYVSDDILYINNHDGTFTDQAKAYFKHTSLSAMGNDVADINNDGRPDIVALDMLPKDNERKKQLAPPNSYQSYQNSDLHGYTYQYMRNSLQLNAGKKADGSPAPFQEISLLAGVAETEWSWCPSLADFDNDGFRDLMITNGFPRDVTDRDFMLYRANSARLASDAILLAQMPVIKVNNYAFKNKGGMHFDDVSAAWGIQRPSFSNGASYGDLDNDGDLDYVVNNINDEAFVYKNNTVETNADKGHYLRVKFEGKGQNTQGIGTRIEGVYADGTYFYYENSPYRGYLSSVEAVAHIGLGAKQKIKELRVIWPNDSMQVITKPGLDQILKVKLADAKQPYVSLYQQQAPLMQDVTNQMQLTDVHKEYDFIDFNYQSLIPFKMSQLGPGASVGDVNGDGLEDFFVGGAKFYSGIFYLQQANGKFVQKFLEGTAEKKEKLGEDLGSLLIDMDKDGDLDLYIARGGTESQIGASNFQDVVYANDGKGNFSLVTSALPSFTESNAAVRAVDFDKDGDLDLFVSGRNVPFSYPQGTPSRLLRNDSKAGTIKYTDATAKWAPDLLKPALACDAIWTDLNNDGWSDLVVAGEFMPIHVYQNEKGRLVKVEKTGLEEMTGLWGSVAAADFDQDGDMDLVAGNMGKNTLLRANAKQPVDVLHGDVDGNGVYDVFPFVYFQSASGVPVSAPLFGKDDVHKQLNSTRQRWVYYKDYGKITQDDFLTEKEKVKASKLSLTENASMYIENLGGGHFKAQALPDMAQLSSLNGMQILDVNADGYLDILFVGNNFANEVAMGRYDASNGGVLLGNGKGFTYAQNSGMMVPADAKSLVGIQVGSELAFIAMQNRGPMKVFKPTGSFVKAAVKPGASFKYTLNGHKQKMDWNYGSSYLSQSASAQSFIPKGAKLN, encoded by the coding sequence ATGAAGCCTATTTACGTCTATTTAGTACTTGCTAGTACCTTGCTAGTTTTCTCTTGTAAAAACGCCACGACTTTCGAGCTTTTATCCGGTGATGATACCGGTATTCATTTTTCAAACAAGATCGTGGAGAACGATTCTTTATCTATTTTGAAGTATGAATACCTCTACAACGGAAGCGGTGTGGGCATGGGAGATTTTAATAATGATGGACTGTTAGATGTGATTTTCTCAGGCTCTCAAGCAAATGCTACGCTGTATTTGAACAAGGGTGAGATGAAGTTTGAGGAGCTAAGTAAGAGCGCTGGTTTGGATACCAAAGACCGTTGGTGTTCTGGTGTTAGTCTAGTGGATATTAATGGTGACGGTTTATTAGATGTCTATGTTTCTGCAACGATGAAGAATGCGGAACGAGATCGGCAGAATATGCTGTTCGTTAACCAAGGGATTAAAGACGGGAAACCAAGCTTTAAAGAAATGGCTACCGAGTATGGAATTAACGACAATGGCCATAGCGAGCACGCGGCTTTCTTTGATTACGATCGGGATGGAGATTTAGATCTCTATGTTTTGACAGATGTTATTGATCAAGTTCCCTCGTTATATCGCCCTAAAGTGACAGATGGATCCTATCCGAATACGGATCGTTTGTACCGTAATGATTGGTCGAAAGAAAAGAATCATCCCGTGTTTACGAATGTGTCGAAAGAGGCTGGAATTACCATTGAGGGATATGGTTTAGGGATTAATATCTGTGATATCAACCAAGATAACTGGCCAGATATCTATGTGACGAATGATTATGTGTCGGATGATATTTTATACATCAATAACCACGATGGGACATTTACGGATCAGGCAAAAGCGTATTTTAAGCATACTAGTTTGTCCGCCATGGGTAACGACGTAGCGGATATCAATAATGATGGACGTCCGGATATCGTGGCTTTGGATATGTTGCCAAAGGACAACGAGCGTAAGAAGCAATTAGCACCACCTAATAGTTACCAATCCTATCAAAACAGTGATTTACACGGGTATACTTACCAGTATATGCGTAATTCCTTGCAACTAAATGCAGGTAAAAAGGCAGATGGTTCTCCAGCACCTTTCCAAGAAATAAGCTTGCTAGCAGGTGTTGCAGAGACAGAGTGGAGCTGGTGCCCATCCTTAGCGGATTTTGATAATGACGGTTTCCGTGATTTGATGATCACGAACGGTTTCCCGCGTGACGTGACGGACCGTGATTTTATGTTATACCGCGCGAACTCTGCGCGATTAGCGTCTGATGCGATTCTTTTAGCGCAAATGCCCGTGATTAAAGTGAATAATTATGCGTTTAAGAATAAGGGCGGAATGCACTTTGACGATGTGAGTGCGGCGTGGGGAATACAGCGTCCGTCTTTTTCGAATGGGGCTTCTTATGGGGATTTAGATAATGATGGTGACCTTGATTACGTCGTGAATAATATCAATGACGAGGCATTTGTTTATAAGAACAATACGGTAGAAACGAATGCAGATAAAGGGCATTATTTACGGGTGAAGTTTGAAGGAAAGGGCCAAAATACGCAAGGAATCGGTACCCGTATCGAAGGTGTTTATGCGGATGGCACTTATTTCTATTACGAGAATTCACCTTATAGAGGCTATTTATCTAGTGTGGAAGCCGTGGCGCATATCGGTTTAGGCGCGAAGCAAAAGATTAAAGAATTGCGGGTTATTTGGCCAAATGATTCCATGCAGGTGATCACAAAGCCGGGTCTGGATCAAATTTTAAAGGTAAAATTAGCCGATGCTAAGCAGCCTTATGTTTCCTTATATCAACAACAGGCACCTTTAATGCAAGACGTGACAAATCAAATGCAATTAACGGATGTGCATAAGGAATACGATTTTATCGATTTTAACTACCAGAGTTTAATTCCATTTAAAATGTCTCAACTAGGCCCAGGAGCCTCAGTGGGGGATGTGAATGGCGATGGTTTAGAGGATTTCTTCGTGGGAGGAGCTAAGTTTTACTCGGGTATATTCTACTTACAGCAGGCAAATGGAAAATTCGTACAGAAATTCCTGGAGGGAACAGCGGAGAAAAAGGAAAAATTAGGGGAGGATTTAGGTTCGCTCCTGATTGATATGGATAAGGATGGGGATTTGGATTTATATATTGCCAGAGGGGGCACAGAGAGTCAAATAGGAGCTTCTAACTTCCAAGATGTGGTCTATGCGAATGATGGAAAAGGAAACTTTAGTTTAGTCACATCAGCCTTGCCTAGTTTCACAGAGAGTAATGCGGCTGTGAGAGCGGTGGACTTTGATAAGGATGGTGATTTAGATCTTTTTGTGAGTGGTCGTAATGTGCCATTCTCTTATCCTCAAGGAACGCCATCTCGTTTATTGCGCAATGATTCGAAAGCAGGAACGATTAAATACACGGATGCGACAGCTAAATGGGCACCTGATTTATTGAAACCGGCGCTGGCTTGTGATGCGATTTGGACGGATCTGAATAACGATGGTTGGTCAGATTTAGTCGTGGCCGGGGAGTTTATGCCGATTCATGTCTACCAAAATGAGAAAGGCCGTTTAGTTAAGGTAGAAAAGACGGGGTTAGAGGAGATGACGGGACTTTGGGGTTCTGTAGCTGCGGCGGATTTTGACCAGGATGGAGATATGGATTTAGTGGCCGGTAATATGGGTAAGAATACCTTATTGCGTGCGAATGCGAAACAGCCGGTGGATGTATTACACGGAGATGTGGATGGAAATGGCGTGTATGATGTGTTCCCTTTCGTGTATTTCCAAAGCGCGTCTGGAGTGCCGGTATCTGCGCCTTTGTTTGGCAAAGATGACGTGCATAAACAATTGAATTCGACTCGTCAGCGCTGGGTATACTACAAAGACTATGGTAAGATTACACAGGATGATTTTCTGACAGAGAAGGAAAAGGTAAAAGCGTCTAAATTATCTTTAACCGAAAATGCCTCGATGTATATCGAGAATTTAGGTGGAGGGCATTTTAAAGCGCAAGCTTTGCCAGATATGGCGCAGCTTTCTTCATTGAATGGGATGCAGATATTGGACGTGAATGCGGATGGTTATCTAGATATCCTATTCGTGGGGAATAACTTTGCGAATGAAGTAGCGATGGGTCGTTATGATGCATCCAATGGTGGTGTATTATTAGGCAATGGCAAAGGCTTTACTTATGCACAGAATTCTGGGATGATGGTGCCTGCAGATGCAAAATCCCTAGTGGGTATTCAAGTTGGCTCAGAATTAGCCTTTATCGCTATGCAGAACAGAGGACCGATGAAAGTGTTTAAGCCTACGGGTTCATTTGTAAAAGCTGCAGTAAAGCCTGGTGCGTCGTTTAAATATACTTTGAACGGTCACAAACAAAAGATGGATTGGAACTATGGCTCTTCTTATTTGAGCCAAAGCGCTAGCGCACAAAGCTTTATTCCTAAGGGAGCAAAACTCAATTAG
- a CDS encoding FG-GAP repeat domain-containing protein, with product MRIVAIIFIALLTFACSSKKTGEELAKENCSSCHKFPDPSLLDKKTWNDQVLIDMSYRLGMRNKFELAAKIPEEQFQTAVAMKIYPETPAMSVEDWQAIVDYYVSNAPENALPQKTKSPILTTPLYFKQEDFISPAYQSGRITSVKIHPNKAEAWLGLNTNETLILDSKLHVNATLRTPSPTVHTAFLQNNHYLLSVGKILPNDEKIGALYEVLPKNKLVKLVDGLKRPVDMQVADFNGDGAMDYLICEYGFQAGQLVWVDGKSKERHVLKSQPGSRNVIIKDYSKDGKPDILVLMAEANEGVSLFINKGNGLFVEKPLLQFDAVWGSSYMEVADLNKDGFDDIIISNGDNADNSIIKKAYHGVHLFLNDQKNNFKEGYFYPAYGATKTLARDFDGDGDVDLAMIAFFSENDKGKNESFLYFQNQGKLQFQVSNLNLPDDARYMSMDAGDFDKDGDIDLLLGNFQFGKPKPGVKLTPGLQVRLLRNSIH from the coding sequence ATGAGAATTGTAGCTATTATTTTTATTGCTTTATTGACTTTTGCTTGTAGTTCTAAAAAAACAGGAGAAGAGTTAGCTAAAGAAAATTGTAGTTCTTGCCACAAGTTTCCAGACCCGAGCCTTTTGGACAAAAAAACCTGGAACGACCAGGTTCTGATAGATATGTCCTATCGCTTAGGTATGCGCAATAAATTTGAACTAGCCGCTAAAATTCCAGAGGAACAATTCCAAACAGCCGTAGCGATGAAAATCTATCCAGAAACGCCGGCCATGAGTGTGGAAGATTGGCAGGCAATCGTCGATTATTATGTAAGCAATGCGCCCGAAAATGCGCTTCCTCAAAAAACAAAAAGTCCTATTTTAACGACTCCGCTGTATTTTAAACAAGAAGATTTCATTTCTCCTGCCTATCAGTCAGGCAGAATCACCTCCGTTAAAATACACCCCAATAAAGCGGAAGCTTGGTTAGGGCTGAATACAAACGAAACCCTTATTTTAGATAGTAAACTTCACGTTAATGCTACCCTTAGAACACCAAGTCCTACTGTTCATACGGCCTTTCTACAAAATAACCATTATCTATTAAGTGTAGGAAAAATACTGCCGAACGATGAAAAAATCGGAGCCTTGTATGAAGTTCTGCCTAAAAATAAACTAGTCAAATTAGTGGATGGCCTGAAGCGTCCCGTTGATATGCAAGTAGCTGATTTTAATGGCGATGGAGCAATGGATTATTTGATCTGCGAATATGGATTCCAAGCAGGTCAATTAGTTTGGGTTGATGGAAAAAGCAAAGAGAGACACGTATTAAAGTCACAACCTGGATCCAGAAACGTCATTATAAAGGATTATTCGAAGGATGGGAAGCCTGATATTTTAGTGTTGATGGCAGAAGCGAATGAAGGCGTATCGCTCTTTATTAATAAAGGAAACGGCCTATTTGTGGAGAAGCCTTTGCTTCAATTTGACGCTGTTTGGGGAAGTAGTTATATGGAAGTCGCAGACCTAAACAAGGATGGATTCGATGATATCATTATTTCCAATGGCGATAATGCGGATAACTCCATCATAAAGAAGGCCTACCACGGCGTTCACCTCTTTTTGAATGACCAGAAGAACAATTTCAAAGAAGGGTATTTCTACCCAGCCTATGGTGCTACTAAAACACTTGCACGCGATTTTGATGGGGATGGGGATGTCGATTTAGCGATGATTGCCTTCTTTTCTGAAAACGACAAAGGCAAAAACGAATCTTTTTTATACTTCCAAAACCAAGGCAAATTACAATTTCAAGTCAGTAACTTAAACCTTCCAGATGATGCTCGCTATATGTCAATGGATGCTGGGGACTTTGACAAAGATGGAGATATAGACCTACTGCTAGGCAATTTTCAATTTGGAAAACCAAAGCCAGGCGTTAAACTAACACCTGGCCTTCAAGTTAGACTCTTACGTAATTCAATCCACTAA